The following are from one region of the Ruficoccus sp. ZRK36 genome:
- a CDS encoding rhamnogalacturonan acetylesterase produces the protein MKFCLITLAFAALGLMMPGLHAADETVIVLVGDSTVTGKSRDRDQAGWGWALQQWTRPGVKVVNTAVGGRSSRSFRTEGRWDKALKHKPDWILIQFGHNDQKGKGPERESAAETDYRDHLRRYIKEAREIGAEPVLISSVCRRNYRGDVLKDSLEPYAEAVRIVAEETGTPYLDLHAYSYEQLTKMGPQEAALLGPQDNLKDHTHFSTDGARVVADWVVTLMREKLPELAADFDVPADAGELPKPVEK, from the coding sequence ATGAAATTCTGTTTGATTACTTTAGCCTTTGCTGCCCTCGGTCTGATGATGCCCGGGCTTCACGCTGCCGACGAGACGGTTATCGTGCTCGTTGGTGATTCTACCGTGACCGGTAAGAGCCGCGACCGTGACCAGGCTGGCTGGGGCTGGGCCCTGCAGCAGTGGACACGCCCGGGGGTGAAGGTTGTCAATACCGCGGTCGGCGGGCGCAGCTCACGCAGCTTTCGCACCGAAGGGCGCTGGGACAAGGCCCTGAAGCACAAGCCTGACTGGATCCTGATCCAGTTTGGGCACAATGACCAGAAGGGCAAGGGACCGGAGCGCGAGAGTGCCGCAGAGACCGACTACCGCGACCACCTGCGCCGCTACATCAAAGAAGCCCGTGAGATAGGCGCGGAGCCCGTGCTGATTTCGTCGGTCTGTCGCCGAAACTACCGCGGTGATGTGCTGAAGGACTCGCTCGAGCCGTACGCTGAAGCTGTGCGCATCGTAGCCGAAGAGACCGGCACCCCTTATCTGGATCTGCATGCTTACAGCTACGAACAGCTCACGAAGATGGGGCCGCAAGAGGCGGCACTCCTCGGGCCTCAGGACAACCTGAAGGATCACACGCACTTCTCGACCGATGGCGCACGTGTCGTTGCGGACTGGGTTGTGACGCTAATGCGTGAGAAGCTTCCCGAGCTGGCCGCCGACTTCGATGTCCCCGCGGATGCCGGAGAGCTGCCCAAGCCCGTGGAGAAATAA
- a CDS encoding LacI family DNA-binding transcriptional regulator gives MAEKRVTQADVAKEAGVHRTSVSLAFKRHPSIPAETRKRIIEIAKRMGYAPDPMLSALASYRTRLKTRKYQGTLAWLLIDYHKMPKDWHRMIYYVYYQGAKRQAKEHGYNVEVFEYNTSAMSAKRMAAILRARNVNGILLSPQPAPYTVRDFMWDDFSLISFGYSLMSPRLNVVTSSQYHSTFALMERMREKGYRRIAFAFDEQHDARVAHQFSAGYLAFQKSVGDQPMIYPYVWADTHIEEFLDYYKKEKPDAVITGDARFAHFARALGLSVPGDLGIASPLASPGIYRMTGFDENSEEVGAVAVDRLADMIFRGEKGIPKHAHNTQVDGVWVDCGTI, from the coding sequence ATGGCGGAGAAACGAGTCACCCAGGCAGATGTCGCAAAGGAAGCCGGTGTGCATCGCACATCGGTGTCGCTGGCTTTCAAGCGCCACCCGAGCATCCCCGCGGAGACCCGCAAGCGCATCATAGAGATCGCCAAGCGCATGGGATATGCCCCCGACCCGATGCTCTCGGCGCTGGCCTCGTACCGTACACGCCTGAAGACGCGCAAGTATCAGGGGACCCTGGCCTGGCTGCTGATCGACTACCACAAGATGCCCAAAGACTGGCATCGCATGATCTACTACGTCTACTATCAGGGTGCGAAGAGGCAGGCGAAGGAGCATGGCTATAATGTAGAAGTTTTCGAATACAACACCAGCGCGATGAGCGCCAAGCGTATGGCCGCCATCCTGCGTGCGCGTAACGTCAACGGCATTCTGCTGTCTCCGCAGCCAGCCCCCTACACGGTGCGTGACTTCATGTGGGATGATTTTTCGCTTATATCCTTTGGTTACAGCCTGATGTCACCTAGGCTTAATGTCGTTACCTCCTCGCAATATCACTCGACGTTCGCGCTCATGGAGCGGATGCGCGAGAAAGGCTACCGGCGGATTGCATTTGCCTTTGACGAACAGCATGACGCCCGCGTCGCACATCAGTTTTCGGCAGGCTATCTGGCGTTTCAGAAGTCGGTCGGAGATCAGCCGATGATCTACCCTTATGTCTGGGCGGATACCCATATCGAAGAGTTTCTCGATTACTATAAAAAGGAGAAGCCGGATGCGGTCATCACCGGCGATGCCCGCTTCGCGCATTTCGCACGCGCGCTTGGCCTGAGTGTGCCCGGGGATTTGGGGATCGCTTCGCCGCTGGCGAGTCCGGGGATTTACAGGATGACGGGCTTCGATGAAAATTCCGAAGAGGTGGGGGCGGTAGCCGTCGACCGTCTGGCCGATATGATCTTTCGCGGTGAAAAAGGCATTCCAAAGCATGCTCACAATACGCAAGTGGATGGCGTATGGGTGGACTGTGGAACGATATAA
- a CDS encoding LacI family DNA-binding transcriptional regulator, producing MPVNQKQIADALNLSINTVSRALRDHPDLAAATKARVLAKARELGYSKSLSAQPTPEPQHRRVGIILYESQDDDHEAPFGSGIKQRIFVALQRECQRRQVETLIETPAPGETPLMVKNQTIEAAFLFGRYPAEAIAHYQATPAVAVSSFIPESPLPRVTADNSGGMRAITEHLIELGHQRILFLGNADPLTGVFRERAAGYAAAMHNRGLDAKSHFCTDFSSLPSIDQLRNFTAIACSSDGLAYAVHAALTSAGLSVPADCSVTGFDCHPENYPLQITTYRPDWDLMGTLAADLLLSQSPHILNKPVGMTVPGKLMVRDTTCPPAL from the coding sequence ATGCCCGTCAACCAAAAGCAGATCGCCGATGCGCTCAACCTGTCCATCAACACGGTGTCACGGGCTCTGCGCGACCACCCTGATCTGGCGGCGGCTACGAAGGCTCGCGTCCTCGCCAAAGCACGGGAGCTCGGCTACAGCAAATCTCTCTCTGCGCAGCCAACCCCCGAGCCCCAGCACCGGCGGGTTGGCATCATTCTATATGAGAGCCAGGACGACGACCACGAGGCACCCTTTGGCTCCGGCATCAAGCAGCGCATATTCGTGGCCCTTCAGCGCGAGTGCCAGCGCCGCCAGGTAGAGACCTTGATCGAGACGCCCGCTCCCGGAGAAACGCCGCTCATGGTCAAAAACCAGACTATCGAAGCCGCCTTTCTGTTCGGACGCTATCCTGCCGAGGCCATCGCCCACTATCAGGCAACTCCGGCCGTCGCCGTGAGCAGCTTTATCCCGGAGTCGCCCCTACCCCGCGTAACCGCTGACAATAGCGGCGGGATGCGAGCGATCACCGAGCACCTTATCGAATTGGGCCACCAGAGGATTCTGTTTCTAGGTAATGCCGATCCGCTCACGGGCGTATTCCGGGAGCGTGCTGCTGGCTATGCCGCCGCGATGCATAACCGCGGCCTTGATGCAAAGAGCCACTTCTGCACGGATTTCAGCTCATTGCCGTCCATCGACCAGCTCCGTAACTTTACCGCCATCGCATGCTCCAGCGACGGTCTCGCCTATGCCGTTCATGCTGCTCTGACATCGGCAGGGCTATCCGTACCCGCAGACTGCAGCGTCACGGGGTTTGACTGCCACCCGGAGAACTATCCCCTGCAGATCACCACCTATCGCCCGGACTGGGACCTCATGGGAACCCTCGCCGCCGACCTGCTGTTGTCACAGTCGCCGCACATCCTGAACAAGCCGGTAGGCATGACCGTCCCCGGCAAACTGATGGTAAGGGATACGACCTGCCCGCCAGCTCTTTGA
- a CDS encoding DUF4962 domain-containing protein, giving the protein MIKRLLLTALILLQTSLVFAAHKKWPEVTEEVVQQYLADHEATWQERMPETGSRLFYTETQWPEVIAQLNNDEGLRPEYREEIFKIADRLSSKPPQAYYPPKQNKSGRTPIQNAAELWQRRVGDDIVLLCLAAKISDNPAYKKAVRDAVVTGCQYPQWGNKGKGRNMDLAAGHMGRAIALAWDWHRDLFSEEDQQIIREAMTERMNDMYAALQGAYFWYRSYTENHNHVSVTALGFAGLAFYGDIPEARKWLAAACANFDNVAKYSAEDGSSAEGVPYWTYSVSFILQFIEATRTVTDSANAYQSPFLKNSANYRLACATPGFQGTLPWGDAPLIDFYGPQHMLARLAAQYDDHQAQYLMEHMPYGPNGGSDAEALLLMWYDPAVKPIAPTALDYHVNVWDTVTTRSGWGDGDYLLTIKSGYTRRNHSHLDAGALAFVFGNQWMLLAPGYGKGSGQREFWQSHGPRWEFFSNATESHTALLINGKNQLFSAEDRATIDGYASTPGALWTTIDLSGAYEGNPDIRRNIVHQRGDYFLVIDEVSTPEPVDVDWLAQIPANGVVDDGRITLVSRPGDLRLNLLYPEGGTFETRKPTSKHVDNPNKSQRSYTVSQNGQQVGYTMLMQPVFSEKPVADLAAKVVSHESGQWNISVGAEEWDDVVCVLPMRGPMELTVPGTEDVVSLEARAAIIRGSDKKLVNVFASEAEVIDCKPMYLELNAPAGIELAAHDGGWVLDLDTSVTATMTLAKGLKLYDASSSPVKISDEGVSLDKGSYVLAANAADAGKLISWAAERNPEHDLPSIPVAKKVKMGPAPAEISLGWEAEDGYVMSDSAVEVTEKIGASAGKALKGVGNGGAGEMIEWTVDIKRAGTYHLSMRYCAEKPTGLTLLVDGFAPTEEALHIPLKGTGGWSNTKDDWQEVVLKGSDGKDLEIPLTMGKHTIKLIMPTAPINIDSFTLSGY; this is encoded by the coding sequence ATGATAAAAAGACTACTCCTCACTGCACTCATTTTACTCCAAACGAGCTTAGTATTTGCTGCCCACAAAAAGTGGCCCGAGGTCACGGAAGAAGTCGTCCAGCAATACCTAGCCGACCACGAAGCCACCTGGCAGGAGCGCATGCCCGAGACAGGCTCGCGTCTCTTCTACACCGAGACCCAATGGCCGGAAGTCATTGCCCAGCTCAATAATGACGAGGGCCTGCGCCCCGAGTACCGCGAGGAGATCTTCAAGATCGCAGACCGCCTGTCCTCGAAGCCCCCCCAGGCCTACTACCCGCCTAAGCAAAACAAAAGCGGGCGCACCCCTATCCAGAACGCCGCCGAGCTGTGGCAGCGTCGCGTCGGCGATGATATCGTCCTGCTCTGCCTCGCCGCCAAGATCAGTGACAACCCCGCCTATAAAAAGGCCGTCCGCGACGCCGTCGTCACCGGCTGCCAATACCCGCAGTGGGGCAATAAAGGCAAGGGCCGGAATATGGACCTGGCTGCCGGGCATATGGGCCGCGCGATCGCACTCGCCTGGGACTGGCACCGAGACCTCTTCTCGGAGGAAGATCAACAGATCATCCGTGAGGCCATGACCGAACGCATGAACGACATGTACGCGGCTCTTCAGGGCGCTTATTTCTGGTATCGCAGCTACACGGAAAACCACAACCACGTCAGCGTGACGGCCCTGGGCTTCGCCGGGTTGGCTTTTTACGGGGACATCCCCGAGGCCCGCAAGTGGCTCGCAGCTGCCTGCGCGAACTTCGATAATGTTGCCAAGTACAGCGCCGAAGACGGCAGCTCTGCCGAAGGCGTCCCCTACTGGACCTACTCGGTTTCCTTCATTCTTCAGTTTATCGAGGCCACCCGCACCGTCACTGATTCCGCAAATGCCTACCAGTCTCCCTTCCTGAAAAACTCGGCCAACTACCGTCTGGCTTGCGCGACTCCCGGCTTTCAGGGGACCCTGCCCTGGGGCGACGCCCCCCTCATCGACTTCTACGGGCCGCAGCATATGCTGGCCCGTCTGGCCGCCCAGTATGATGACCATCAGGCTCAGTACCTGATGGAGCATATGCCGTACGGCCCCAACGGCGGCTCGGATGCCGAGGCCCTGCTGCTCATGTGGTACGATCCGGCCGTGAAGCCCATCGCACCGACAGCCCTCGACTACCACGTCAATGTCTGGGACACGGTCACGACCCGCAGTGGCTGGGGTGACGGTGACTACCTGCTCACCATCAAATCCGGCTATACGCGCCGCAACCACAGTCACCTCGACGCCGGTGCGCTCGCTTTCGTATTCGGTAACCAGTGGATGCTGCTCGCCCCCGGCTACGGCAAGGGATCGGGCCAGCGGGAATTCTGGCAAAGCCATGGACCGCGCTGGGAGTTCTTCTCCAACGCCACCGAGTCGCACACCGCCCTGCTTATCAACGGCAAGAATCAGCTCTTTAGTGCAGAAGACCGCGCCACCATCGACGGCTATGCCTCCACACCCGGCGCCCTTTGGACCACTATTGATCTCTCCGGCGCCTATGAGGGTAACCCCGACATCCGCCGGAATATCGTGCACCAGCGCGGTGACTACTTCCTCGTCATTGACGAGGTCAGCACGCCCGAGCCGGTAGATGTTGACTGGCTCGCCCAGATACCTGCCAACGGCGTTGTCGATGACGGGCGCATCACCCTGGTCTCCCGCCCCGGTGACCTGCGGCTTAACCTGCTCTACCCCGAAGGTGGAACGTTTGAGACGCGCAAGCCCACCAGCAAGCACGTTGACAATCCAAACAAGAGCCAGCGTAGCTACACCGTCTCCCAAAACGGTCAGCAGGTCGGCTACACCATGCTCATGCAGCCGGTGTTCAGTGAAAAGCCTGTCGCCGACCTTGCAGCCAAAGTCGTGAGCCATGAATCCGGCCAGTGGAATATCTCCGTCGGTGCCGAGGAGTGGGATGACGTGGTCTGCGTCCTGCCCATGCGTGGCCCCATGGAGTTAACGGTCCCCGGCACCGAGGATGTCGTCAGTCTGGAAGCCCGCGCTGCGATTATCCGTGGATCCGACAAGAAGCTCGTTAATGTCTTCGCCTCGGAGGCTGAAGTCATCGACTGCAAGCCGATGTACCTGGAGTTGAATGCTCCTGCAGGCATCGAGTTAGCTGCCCACGACGGCGGCTGGGTGCTCGATCTTGACACGTCCGTGACTGCCACGATGACGCTGGCCAAGGGCCTCAAGCTTTATGATGCATCCTCGTCTCCGGTCAAAATCTCCGATGAGGGCGTATCGCTGGACAAAGGCAGCTACGTGCTGGCCGCCAATGCGGCAGATGCGGGCAAGCTGATCTCCTGGGCAGCCGAGCGCAACCCTGAGCATGATTTGCCGTCAATCCCTGTAGCCAAAAAGGTTAAGATGGGCCCTGCCCCGGCCGAAATATCACTGGGCTGGGAAGCCGAAGATGGCTACGTCATGTCTGACAGCGCCGTAGAGGTTACCGAAAAGATCGGTGCCTCCGCGGGTAAGGCCTTAAAAGGAGTCGGTAACGGCGGTGCCGGTGAGATGATTGAATGGACCGTCGACATCAAGCGCGCGGGCACCTACCACCTGAGCATGCGCTACTGCGCTGAAAAGCCCACGGGTCTAACACTCCTGGTCGATGGTTTCGCACCCACTGAAGAAGCCCTGCACATCCCGCTCAAGGGCACAGGAGGCTGGTCGAATACCAAGGACGACTGGCAGGAGGTCGTGCTCAAAGGCTCTGACGGCAAGGACCTCGAAATCCCGCTCACAATGGGCAAGCACACGATCAAGCTGATCATGCCCACGGCCCCCATCAATATCGATAGCTTTACGCTCAGCGGATACTGA
- a CDS encoding Gfo/Idh/MocA family oxidoreductase codes for MQTPTSSPTATSNHDSSPIRLLFAGIGGYAGVYLDALEHTPGITIAAVIDPMAESSRHWPWLQSMGVQLVESIEEFARSGGQADLAIICSPIAFHADQTCAALSAGMHVLCEKPIGATPADALRMQQAAESSDRFLEIGYQWSFSAPIQQLKADILAGKYGALLELSTQVRWPRSEAYYTRNNWAGKIRDARGNPIHDSPVNNATAHFLHNMLFLAGPDQASSASPRSISAECYRGNRIENYDTCCCRIDTHEGPRIHFYTTHCVDEQVGPIIRVEFEHTVVEYQNGSPIVATCDDGRRHFYANPVLSPMDKLWTCLNRCRLPSTPPPVCGARAATPHALCVDKLKEVPITPFPAEQLQIKADAQGSPLTVMPGLGEAFERAFTQKKLLSELGIPWAAPACELHF; via the coding sequence ATGCAAACACCCACCTCTTCGCCAACTGCCACATCCAATCACGACTCCTCCCCGATTCGCCTGCTGTTTGCGGGTATCGGCGGCTATGCCGGAGTCTACCTCGACGCGCTTGAGCACACGCCGGGCATCACTATCGCAGCCGTCATCGACCCGATGGCCGAGAGCAGCCGCCACTGGCCCTGGCTCCAGTCGATGGGAGTCCAGCTAGTCGAGAGCATCGAGGAGTTCGCCCGCAGCGGCGGCCAGGCGGACCTGGCGATTATATGCTCGCCCATTGCCTTCCACGCCGACCAGACCTGCGCCGCCCTCTCAGCGGGCATGCATGTCCTGTGCGAAAAACCCATCGGCGCAACCCCTGCTGATGCCCTGCGTATGCAGCAGGCGGCCGAGTCCTCCGACCGCTTCCTGGAGATCGGCTATCAGTGGTCATTCAGTGCGCCCATCCAGCAGCTCAAAGCAGATATCCTCGCAGGTAAATATGGCGCGCTCCTCGAGCTAAGCACGCAGGTGCGCTGGCCTCGCAGCGAGGCCTACTACACCCGTAACAACTGGGCTGGTAAAATCAGAGACGCGCGCGGCAACCCGATCCACGACAGCCCGGTCAACAACGCCACCGCCCACTTCCTGCACAACATGCTCTTTCTCGCCGGGCCGGATCAAGCCAGCTCCGCCTCCCCCCGCAGCATCTCCGCCGAGTGCTATCGCGGGAACCGTATCGAAAATTATGATACATGCTGCTGCCGCATCGATACCCACGAGGGACCGCGCATTCACTTTTATACGACCCACTGCGTGGATGAGCAGGTCGGCCCCATCATCCGGGTGGAGTTCGAGCATACCGTAGTTGAGTACCAGAATGGCTCACCGATCGTCGCAACCTGCGATGATGGTCGTCGCCACTTTTACGCCAATCCTGTCCTCAGCCCGATGGATAAGCTGTGGACCTGCCTGAACCGCTGCCGTCTGCCCTCCACCCCTCCCCCGGTGTGTGGCGCTCGGGCAGCGACCCCGCATGCTCTGTGCGTGGACAAGCTCAAAGAGGTCCCGATCACCCCCTTCCCTGCTGAGCAGTTACAGATCAAAGCCGATGCCCAAGGCTCGCCACTCACCGTGATGCCCGGCCTGGGGGAAGCGTTTGAGCGGGCCTTCACCCAGAAAAAGCTCCTCAGCGAGCTCGGCATTCCCTGGGCAGCCCCCGCATGCGAACTGCACTTCTAG
- a CDS encoding LuxR C-terminal-related transcriptional regulator, translating into MSTASMVISTFCSVANQYGISSASAEALLDLNHKLDDPAVESGDIYNILLQDLKRLIPCDWCSISLITTQRQFIGAVVHPTVNFDYATALPALDATLHEQQMLAHIERNGYTTQPVHQEEAFLARGLNYLESSLYREAYRLLDCRDQIGMVVHNDDVLDIHSSCPVWASMNFCRGKAVFSNDSAADSKEVYLRILRACDALVLRRPRLRTRMANFHRDLYIQQQAARLHELGEDRWADGDHFNQEFLRLIEGTGNNEISRWASLNLLVSNHGDLTKIQRYAQSERIITLSGGISRLVRMHQTSVGDGFTRRFSVSSLNDFDPVVSRMSKRQKEVIAGLTLGYNTETIAQKLKISRRTVESHIYTVQSHLGIPDGDFDKRIVIALRFRDHPEITQAAIALRML; encoded by the coding sequence ATGAGCACTGCATCGATGGTCATCTCTACTTTTTGCAGTGTAGCTAATCAATATGGGATCAGCAGCGCCTCTGCGGAGGCGCTGCTTGATCTTAATCATAAGCTGGACGACCCTGCAGTCGAGTCGGGCGACATCTACAACATCCTGCTTCAGGACCTGAAGCGTTTAATCCCGTGCGACTGGTGCTCGATCTCGCTGATTACCACACAGCGGCAGTTTATCGGGGCCGTTGTTCACCCGACTGTCAACTTCGACTACGCGACGGCCCTGCCCGCGCTGGACGCCACGCTGCACGAGCAGCAGATGCTGGCCCACATCGAGCGCAATGGCTACACCACGCAGCCCGTCCATCAGGAGGAGGCCTTTCTGGCTCGCGGCCTGAACTATCTGGAGTCCAGCCTGTACCGTGAAGCCTACCGCCTGCTGGACTGCCGGGACCAGATCGGCATGGTCGTCCACAACGACGATGTGCTCGACATCCACAGCAGCTGCCCAGTCTGGGCGTCGATGAACTTCTGCCGCGGCAAGGCCGTCTTTTCGAATGACTCAGCGGCAGACAGCAAGGAGGTCTACCTGCGTATCCTTCGCGCCTGTGATGCGCTCGTCCTGCGTCGGCCCCGGCTGCGTACGCGGATGGCCAACTTCCACCGCGATCTGTATATCCAGCAGCAGGCAGCCAGGCTTCACGAGCTGGGAGAAGACCGCTGGGCAGACGGGGACCACTTCAACCAGGAGTTTCTGCGCCTGATCGAGGGGACGGGTAATAACGAGATCAGCCGTTGGGCGTCGCTGAACCTGCTCGTGTCCAACCATGGAGATCTGACGAAGATTCAGCGCTATGCCCAGAGCGAGCGCATCATCACACTTTCGGGGGGCATCTCCCGTCTCGTCCGCATGCATCAAACATCCGTCGGAGACGGATTTACCAGGAGGTTTTCCGTGAGTAGCTTAAACGATTTTGACCCGGTTGTTTCCCGTATGAGCAAGCGGCAGAAAGAAGTCATCGCCGGGCTGACGCTCGGGTACAACACCGAGACCATCGCCCAGAAACTCAAAATCAGCCGGCGAACGGTCGAGTCGCATATCTACACCGTGCAGAGCCACCTGGGTATCCCGGACGGCGACTTTGACAAGCGTATCGTGATCGCTCTGCGCTTCCGTGATCACCCCGAAATCACTCAGGCCGCGATTGCCCTGCGTATGCTCTAG
- a CDS encoding alkaline phosphatase, which yields MATRREFIKTAALTGALFGAGVERALFAGETRKAQANTARTGTRNIIFMVADGMNIGSLSATRHFQKNLLGQENVWLSLYNTHPIVRSLMETSSANSIVTDSAAASSSWGCGQRINNGQINISARDGSDLEPICTTVRKRGMATGLVTTATVTHATPAGFAANSPKRGDEALIAHQYLERQIDVVLGGGQKFFDEELLANYQQAGYGLVTTREELLSAEAPSSPLLGLFAHGHLPFTIDRNAFATLQQEVPTLAEMTTAALDRLSKAPDGFLLQVEGARVDHAGHANDAASLIHDQIAFDDAIAVVRDFAASHPDTLVIITTDHGTGGMNLNGKGPGYRDTTAAFEKIGKFTRSYGQMKKDAKPLGTDALRQYLVDVTDIKFGGGELQAMALALQAIQAYSPDSMDDAALIQMASLPDIFKTETSIGWTSGNHTGELVELAAFGPGSERISPLVRNEELHGVMLEALGIQPA from the coding sequence ATGGCGACACGACGCGAGTTCATCAAAACCGCTGCTCTGACCGGCGCCCTGTTCGGGGCAGGCGTCGAGCGCGCACTCTTTGCCGGAGAGACCCGCAAGGCCCAGGCAAACACCGCCCGCACCGGCACGCGCAATATCATCTTCATGGTCGCCGACGGGATGAACATCGGCTCGCTTTCGGCCACGCGGCATTTTCAGAAAAACCTCCTCGGGCAGGAGAACGTATGGCTGTCGCTGTATAACACGCACCCGATCGTGCGCAGCCTGATGGAGACCTCATCGGCCAACAGCATCGTGACGGACTCTGCGGCGGCATCCAGCTCATGGGGTTGCGGCCAGCGCATCAACAACGGGCAAATCAATATCTCTGCCCGTGACGGTAGCGACCTTGAGCCGATCTGCACCACAGTCCGCAAGCGTGGCATGGCCACAGGGCTTGTCACCACGGCAACCGTCACCCATGCGACCCCGGCCGGATTCGCCGCCAACAGCCCCAAGCGTGGCGACGAAGCGCTGATCGCGCACCAATATCTGGAGCGCCAGATCGATGTCGTCCTCGGCGGTGGCCAGAAATTTTTCGACGAGGAACTGCTCGCCAACTACCAGCAGGCCGGATACGGACTCGTCACCACACGCGAAGAGCTTCTCTCCGCCGAGGCCCCCTCCTCGCCGCTCCTGGGTCTTTTTGCCCACGGCCACCTCCCCTTCACCATCGACCGCAACGCCTTCGCCACCCTGCAGCAGGAGGTGCCGACCCTGGCCGAGATGACGACCGCCGCGCTGGATCGGCTCTCCAAAGCACCCGACGGTTTCCTGCTCCAGGTCGAGGGTGCGCGCGTCGACCACGCCGGTCATGCCAACGATGCCGCCAGCCTGATTCACGACCAGATCGCCTTTGACGACGCTATCGCCGTCGTTCGCGACTTCGCAGCCAGCCACCCGGACACGCTCGTCATCATCACGACTGACCACGGAACTGGCGGCATGAACCTCAACGGCAAGGGCCCCGGCTACCGGGACACGACGGCTGCCTTTGAAAAGATCGGCAAGTTCACCCGCTCCTACGGGCAGATGAAAAAAGATGCCAAGCCTCTGGGCACCGACGCACTGCGCCAGTACCTCGTTGACGTGACCGATATCAAGTTCGGTGGAGGCGAGCTGCAGGCCATGGCGCTCGCGCTGCAGGCCATCCAGGCCTACTCGCCCGACAGCATGGATGATGCGGCCCTTATCCAGATGGCTTCGCTGCCGGATATTTTCAAGACCGAGACGTCCATCGGATGGACCAGTGGCAACCACACCGGAGAGCTGGTGGAGCTGGCGGCCTTTGGCCCCGGCTCCGAGCGCATCTCCCCGCTCGTCCGCAATGAAGAGCTCCACGGCGTCATGCTGGAGGCGCTGGGCATCCAGCCAGCCTGA